One genomic segment of Pandoraea thiooxydans includes these proteins:
- a CDS encoding HU family DNA-binding protein translates to MAIAKKAAVKKPAAKKAAPRKTAVAKPAPAKTVAAPKPIKTSFTKAALVTHLAQQAAVEPKAAKALLAALEATMLASINKKGLGEFTLPGLLKVTAQKVAAKKKRFGKDPFTGEDRWFDAKPATVRIKARALKKLKDAAL, encoded by the coding sequence ATGGCCATTGCCAAGAAAGCTGCAGTGAAGAAACCCGCCGCCAAAAAAGCCGCGCCGCGCAAGACGGCGGTCGCCAAGCCGGCCCCCGCCAAGACCGTGGCGGCGCCCAAGCCGATCAAAACGAGTTTCACCAAGGCCGCTCTGGTGACGCATCTGGCGCAACAGGCGGCTGTCGAACCCAAGGCCGCCAAGGCGTTGCTGGCTGCGCTCGAAGCCACCATGCTGGCCTCCATCAACAAAAAGGGCCTTGGCGAATTCACGCTGCCCGGCCTGTTGAAGGTCACCGCGCAAAAGGTGGCGGCCAAGAAAAAGCGTTTCGGCAAGGATCCGTTCACCGGTGAAGATCGCTGGTTCGATGCCAAGCCGGCAACGGTGCGCATCAAGGCGCGCGCCCTGAAGAAACTCAAGGACGCCGCGCTGTAA
- a CDS encoding CobW family GTP-binding protein, with translation MRIRKIPTTVVTGFLGAGKTTLVNHILEHTRPAPIGVVVNEFGEVGIDGQLIVADEQAVIEINNGCVCCTVRSDLVASVLQLLARHGDRLERLIVETSGLADPAPVLQTFLADPDVRERVELESVIAVVDARHAHSQLSDDIAREQIVFADRVVINKTELVSPSELAMLESSVRALNPTATLDFTTRSAIAIDTLLGPRTFSIDNLLAVEPALLTQTDHEHVHDTSIASCAFHIPGEIDGVRFNRWATQLVQSHGTALLRMKGVLRVSGEARRLHFHSVHMLMEGSFGKAWGADEAHASRFVVIGRALDEQALRTGLLGCVAETTGSPEAPAAMATARRPPSTARPAMTSSSG, from the coding sequence ATGCGTATCCGGAAAATCCCGACCACTGTCGTGACCGGCTTTCTCGGCGCCGGCAAGACGACGCTCGTCAACCACATACTCGAGCACACGCGCCCGGCACCTATCGGCGTGGTGGTCAACGAGTTCGGCGAAGTCGGCATCGATGGGCAGTTGATCGTTGCCGACGAGCAGGCGGTCATCGAAATCAACAACGGCTGCGTGTGCTGTACGGTCCGCAGCGACCTCGTCGCCAGCGTGCTGCAACTGCTGGCGCGCCACGGCGACAGGCTCGAGCGGCTGATCGTCGAAACCTCCGGACTCGCGGACCCCGCGCCGGTCCTGCAGACGTTCCTTGCCGACCCCGATGTGCGCGAACGCGTCGAACTGGAATCGGTGATTGCGGTCGTCGACGCACGCCATGCGCACAGTCAACTGAGCGACGACATTGCCCGTGAGCAGATCGTATTCGCCGACCGCGTTGTGATCAACAAGACGGAACTCGTCTCACCATCCGAGCTCGCCATGCTCGAGTCGAGCGTGCGCGCGCTGAATCCAACGGCCACGCTCGACTTCACAACGCGCTCGGCGATCGCGATCGACACACTGCTCGGGCCACGCACCTTCTCGATCGACAACCTGCTCGCCGTAGAGCCCGCCCTGCTCACGCAAACCGATCATGAGCATGTACACGACACGAGCATCGCATCCTGCGCTTTTCATATCCCCGGCGAAATCGACGGCGTTCGCTTCAACCGCTGGGCGACTCAACTCGTGCAGTCGCATGGCACCGCGCTGCTGCGCATGAAGGGAGTGTTGCGCGTGAGCGGCGAAGCGCGGCGGCTGCATTTTCACAGCGTGCACATGCTGATGGAAGGCAGCTTCGGCAAAGCGTGGGGGGCGGATGAAGCGCACGCGAGCCGCTTCGTCGTGATTGGCCGAGCGCTCGACGAGCAGGCCCTGCGTACGGGCCTGCTCGGCTGCGTCGCCGAAACGACAGGCTCCCCCGAAGCTCCCGCAGCCATGGCGACGGCCCGCCGGCCACCGTCGACGGCGCGGCCCGCCATGACAAGCAGTTCGGGGTAA
- a CDS encoding GlxA family transcriptional regulator gives MKRIKIGMVVFPGFQLLDIAGPRDAFAEVRILSRGECEYEMLTVGTTRGAVQSSSGLTVVPDRTIFDVCPEFDTIIVPGGLGIFDAFDDPALSKWLYEHYRRARRVCAICNGLFALGAAGLLDNRVVTTHWMDVPRLSATFPKTRIEPDHIYVNDGSIYTTAGVTAGIDLSLALIEEDFGKAMALDVAKYLIVYLRRAGGQSQFSPLLESQAAPGSQTIALQQYILDNLNIDHTVASLAERVHMSARNLSRTFIKECGVTPITFLSNARIDAARRHLESTDLSLREIAKRCGFDSTDALRRVFARRLQINPTEYRDRFRTESAAHVARAPGKPKATTRQTSKQSGAREASRDAPVAPDLL, from the coding sequence ATGAAGCGCATCAAGATCGGTATGGTGGTGTTTCCAGGCTTCCAGCTGCTCGACATCGCGGGCCCGCGCGATGCATTCGCCGAAGTCCGGATCCTGAGCCGCGGCGAGTGCGAATACGAAATGCTCACCGTGGGCACGACACGCGGCGCGGTGCAATCCTCCAGCGGCTTGACCGTGGTGCCGGATCGCACGATCTTCGACGTCTGCCCCGAGTTCGACACCATCATCGTGCCGGGCGGCCTGGGCATCTTCGACGCGTTCGACGATCCTGCACTGAGCAAGTGGCTGTACGAGCATTACCGGCGGGCGCGACGCGTCTGCGCAATCTGCAACGGCCTGTTCGCGCTGGGCGCGGCCGGCCTGCTGGACAACCGCGTGGTGACGACGCACTGGATGGACGTACCGAGACTCTCGGCGACCTTTCCAAAGACGCGCATCGAGCCCGATCACATCTACGTCAACGACGGCAGCATCTACACAACGGCCGGCGTGACCGCCGGCATCGACCTTTCGCTGGCGCTGATCGAGGAAGATTTCGGCAAAGCGATGGCGCTGGACGTCGCCAAATACCTGATCGTCTACCTGCGCCGCGCGGGCGGTCAATCGCAATTCAGTCCCCTGCTCGAATCGCAGGCGGCCCCGGGATCGCAGACCATCGCGCTACAGCAGTACATTCTCGACAACCTGAATATCGATCACACGGTGGCATCGTTGGCCGAACGCGTCCATATGAGTGCGCGCAATCTCTCACGAACCTTCATCAAGGAATGTGGAGTGACGCCAATCACCTTTCTGAGCAACGCGCGCATCGATGCCGCGCGACGCCATCTGGAGAGCACCGACCTGTCGCTGCGGGAGATCGCCAAACGCTGCGGATTCGACAGCACCGACGCGCTGCGCCGGGTCTTCGCCCGCAGGCTGCAAATCAATCCCACCGAATATCGCGATCGCTTTCGCACCGAGAGCGCGGCGCACGTCGCACGCGCGCCGGGCAAGCCCAAAGCAACGACTCGACAGACATCGAAGCAGTCCGGCGCTCGCGAGGCGTCTCGCGACGCCCCGGTCGCGCCGGATCTGCTTTGA
- a CDS encoding DUF1801 domain-containing protein, which produces MNPAENIDRLIDELADWRGDTLAAVRRCIRQADPAIVEQWKWMGSPTWYCEGIIAVGNAHKEKVKLTFSHGASLPDPDHLFNAGLGGKVWRAIDFFEGDKVNTRALKALVAAAVDFNRSKARMKTRASSRARAKAVGDTQE; this is translated from the coding sequence ATGAATCCGGCTGAAAACATCGATCGATTGATCGACGAGCTCGCCGACTGGCGAGGCGATACACTCGCCGCGGTGCGCCGGTGCATTCGGCAGGCCGACCCGGCAATCGTCGAGCAGTGGAAGTGGATGGGCAGCCCCACATGGTATTGCGAGGGCATCATCGCGGTCGGCAATGCCCACAAAGAAAAGGTCAAGCTGACTTTTTCCCATGGCGCGAGCCTGCCGGACCCGGATCACCTTTTCAACGCGGGTCTGGGTGGAAAAGTATGGCGCGCGATCGATTTTTTCGAAGGCGACAAGGTGAACACTCGGGCGCTCAAGGCGCTCGTTGCAGCCGCGGTCGATTTCAATCGAAGCAAGGCCAGGATGAAAACGCGGGCTTCGTCGAGAGCGCGAGCCAAGGCCGTCGGCGACACGCAAGAGTAA
- the nthB gene encoding nitrile hydratase subunit beta gives MKLQHHLGGIENLGPVSLETRVFVEPWEQRIFGIHTAMMAESAHLADALPAYAVKDLPTAFKSNWSWASLRTGAEDMQPFEYFKYRYYEKWLGGISQFFIDAGYLTAQELEEKSAFYRAHPDAALPDRPSAPIAAQIGAYLQQGDSGYHPPERAPRFAAGDMVRVADPAAVDHTRLPGYLRCKTGTVDAIYPGHFSYFVSTGVDGIGRPMPVYRIAFKAADVWGSDKSEPNTTIYADLYEAYVQAAH, from the coding sequence GTGAAACTACAGCATCATCTTGGAGGCATCGAAAACCTCGGCCCCGTCAGTCTCGAGACGCGCGTCTTTGTCGAGCCTTGGGAGCAACGCATCTTCGGCATTCACACCGCGATGATGGCCGAGAGCGCGCATCTCGCCGACGCGTTACCTGCCTATGCGGTGAAGGACCTGCCGACCGCATTCAAAAGCAACTGGTCCTGGGCCTCGTTGCGCACCGGCGCGGAAGACATGCAACCGTTCGAATACTTCAAGTATCGCTATTACGAGAAGTGGCTGGGCGGCATCTCGCAATTCTTCATCGACGCCGGCTATCTCACCGCGCAGGAGCTCGAGGAGAAGAGCGCGTTTTATCGCGCGCACCCCGACGCCGCGCTACCGGATCGCCCGAGCGCACCCATCGCCGCGCAGATCGGCGCGTATTTGCAGCAGGGCGACTCCGGTTATCACCCGCCCGAGCGCGCACCGCGCTTCGCCGCCGGTGACATGGTCCGCGTGGCCGACCCGGCGGCCGTGGATCACACGCGCCTTCCTGGATACCTGCGCTGCAAGACCGGCACCGTCGATGCCATCTATCCAGGCCATTTTTCATATTTCGTCTCGACAGGTGTCGACGGCATCGGCCGGCCGATGCCGGTCTACCGGATAGCCTTCAAGGCGGCCGACGTCTGGGGCTCCGACAAGAGCGAACCCAACACGACCATCTACGCGGACCTGTACGAAGCCTACGTGCAGGCCGCTCACTGA
- the nthA gene encoding nitrile hydratase subunit alpha encodes MSDIFGFPQDREATSAAKVRALEALLIEKGVIGSDSVDTVLRHFETVAGPFNGARIVARAWVDPAYQQRLIANTPSAIAELDLPAGMAGAEGEHMAAVANDAHVHNLIICTLCSCYPWPVLGLPPYWYKDPVFRARGVREPRAVLREFGVDVPETKEVKVWDSSAQIRWFVIPERPANTDGMSEAELASLVTPESMMGVALVAPPQA; translated from the coding sequence ATGAGCGACATCTTTGGTTTTCCGCAAGACCGCGAGGCCACCAGCGCGGCGAAAGTGCGCGCACTCGAAGCGCTGCTGATCGAGAAAGGCGTGATCGGCAGCGATTCGGTCGACACCGTGCTGCGCCATTTCGAGACCGTCGCAGGGCCGTTCAACGGCGCCAGGATCGTCGCCCGCGCGTGGGTCGACCCGGCCTACCAGCAGCGGCTGATTGCGAACACCCCGAGCGCGATCGCCGAACTGGATTTGCCGGCCGGCATGGCCGGCGCCGAGGGGGAGCACATGGCAGCAGTCGCCAACGACGCGCACGTTCACAACCTGATCATCTGCACGCTGTGCTCGTGTTACCCGTGGCCTGTGCTCGGACTGCCGCCATATTGGTACAAGGACCCGGTATTTCGCGCACGCGGCGTGCGCGAACCTCGCGCCGTGTTGCGCGAGTTCGGGGTCGACGTGCCGGAAACCAAGGAGGTGAAAGTGTGGGACAGCAGCGCGCAGATTCGCTGGTTCGTGATCCCCGAACGCCCGGCCAACACCGATGGCATGAGCGAGGCCGAACTCGCCTCGCTGGTCACACCGGAATCGATGATGGGCGTCGCGCTCGTGGCACCGCCGCAGGCCTAG
- a CDS encoding HoxN/HupN/NixA family nickel/cobalt transporter, giving the protein MTTPAGTAHPAASMRARIVTMYVALGLINLFAWGWAYAVLRTSPELLGTVFLAYSFGLRHAMDADHIAAIDNVTRKLMNDGKRPICVGFFFALGHALMVVLGAVFVALAAQAVADHFAAFKDAGTIIGTVASASFLLAIGAVNIVLLADLLKALRRMRGKPTQSIGDTRLLQFDGNLLARVFRPLFSLVRSSWLMFPLGILFGLGFETATEVGLLGTSASQASAGFSIWTILLLPCLFAAGMLSIDTTDGILMLGAYGWAFVKPLRKLYYNVTITLISTVVALLIGGMEALGIVSQTLSLSGPFWRFVDAINSNFGLLGYAIVGIFVGGWIVSALLYKFNGYERDATAV; this is encoded by the coding sequence ATGACTACCCCTGCTGGAACCGCACACCCCGCCGCTTCGATGCGCGCCAGGATCGTCACGATGTACGTGGCCCTCGGACTCATCAATCTGTTCGCATGGGGGTGGGCCTACGCCGTGCTGCGGACCTCGCCGGAACTGCTCGGCACGGTATTCCTCGCTTACAGTTTCGGCCTGCGCCACGCGATGGACGCGGATCATATCGCTGCGATCGATAACGTCACGCGCAAGCTGATGAACGACGGCAAACGCCCCATTTGCGTCGGCTTTTTCTTTGCGCTCGGGCATGCGCTGATGGTGGTCCTGGGCGCGGTCTTCGTCGCGCTGGCTGCGCAGGCCGTGGCCGATCATTTCGCCGCATTCAAAGACGCGGGCACAATCATCGGTACCGTGGCCTCAGCCTCGTTCCTGCTTGCGATCGGCGCTGTCAACATCGTACTGCTGGCCGATCTGCTCAAGGCCTTGCGCCGGATGCGCGGCAAACCAACCCAGTCGATCGGCGACACACGCCTGCTGCAATTCGACGGCAATCTGCTCGCTCGCGTTTTCCGGCCGCTATTCAGTCTCGTACGCTCGAGTTGGCTCATGTTCCCACTCGGGATTCTGTTCGGGCTCGGCTTCGAGACCGCCACCGAGGTGGGGTTGCTCGGCACCTCGGCATCGCAGGCGTCGGCCGGCTTTTCGATATGGACGATCCTACTGCTTCCCTGCCTGTTCGCCGCAGGCATGCTGAGCATCGACACGACCGACGGGATCCTGATGCTCGGAGCGTACGGCTGGGCCTTTGTCAAGCCGCTGCGCAAGCTATACTACAACGTGACGATCACGTTGATTTCAACGGTCGTCGCGCTGCTGATCGGCGGCATGGAAGCGCTTGGCATTGTCAGTCAGACGCTCAGTCTGTCAGGGCCGTTCTGGCGTTTCGTCGATGCCATCAACAGCAACTTCGGCCTGCTTGGCTACGCGATCGTCGGCATCTTTGTCGGCGGTTGGATCGTCTCCGCGTTGCTCTATAAGTTCAATGGCTACGAGCGGGACGCCACTGCAGTCTGA
- a CDS encoding DUF1097 domain-containing protein produces the protein MKQSEAYTLSIGVLAVVDTWLTGTVFPVPVWVTFIAWASFFVLGGGTAGFVKSVASNLTGLAISSLTLLAIATTSNTAIAIAICVGIGSAAMVQASKIKLLDVLPAIVWGFASTVGTTVATGKAITTAGLSNPALVAAAALITGAAFGFVSEVIGNALTLKREARLN, from the coding sequence ATGAAACAGTCAGAGGCATATACGCTCAGCATTGGCGTGTTGGCAGTCGTCGACACCTGGTTGACCGGCACGGTCTTCCCCGTCCCGGTCTGGGTCACGTTTATCGCGTGGGCATCTTTCTTCGTGCTCGGCGGCGGCACGGCGGGATTCGTCAAGAGCGTCGCATCGAATCTCACCGGACTCGCGATCAGTTCGCTCACGCTGCTTGCGATCGCGACGACCAGCAACACCGCCATCGCAATCGCCATATGTGTCGGCATCGGCAGCGCAGCGATGGTGCAGGCATCGAAGATCAAACTGCTCGACGTGCTCCCGGCGATCGTCTGGGGTTTTGCCTCGACTGTCGGCACCACCGTGGCCACCGGCAAGGCGATTACCACGGCAGGACTGTCCAACCCGGCACTGGTCGCGGCGGCCGCGCTCATCACCGGCGCGGCCTTCGGATTCGTGTCGGAGGTCATCGGCAACGCCCTGACGCTCAAGCGCGAAGCACGCCTTAACTAA
- a CDS encoding tetratricopeptide repeat protein produces the protein MPYLGIGLHVIIAIYFAVHAVRSRQNMAWLFILFFFPGLGSLVYFFAIYLPSLRQSRGARVATRAISQFVDPNRAVREARTDFDRAPTVEHRMRLAAALLAAGNADEALEHYQAAAKGPFATDPTLLLGLAQAQFAANDVAAARATLSDLFAANPQARRQPEPALLYARTLAALDAAEARDAFEQALACASDAAPRCLFADWLARQPDEADRRRAQALYAEIVHDAKHWPRHAREHNLQWLQRAQAALASTRSPQ, from the coding sequence ATGCCATATCTGGGAATCGGTCTTCACGTCATCATCGCGATTTACTTTGCCGTGCATGCGGTGCGCAGCCGCCAGAACATGGCATGGCTGTTCATCCTGTTTTTCTTCCCGGGGCTGGGCAGCCTGGTCTATTTCTTCGCGATCTATCTGCCGAGCCTGCGGCAGTCACGCGGCGCCCGTGTGGCGACGCGGGCCATCAGCCAGTTCGTCGACCCCAATCGCGCGGTGCGCGAGGCGCGCACTGACTTCGATCGTGCGCCGACGGTCGAGCACCGCATGCGTCTGGCCGCCGCGCTGCTGGCCGCCGGCAACGCCGATGAGGCGCTCGAGCATTATCAGGCCGCGGCCAAAGGCCCTTTCGCCACCGATCCCACGTTGCTGTTGGGCCTGGCCCAGGCGCAGTTTGCCGCGAACGACGTCGCGGCGGCCCGCGCAACCCTGTCCGACCTGTTTGCGGCCAACCCGCAAGCGCGCCGCCAACCCGAACCGGCGTTACTCTACGCCCGCACGTTGGCTGCGCTCGATGCGGCCGAGGCGCGCGATGCCTTCGAGCAGGCGCTCGCCTGTGCCAGCGATGCCGCACCCCGCTGCCTGTTTGCCGACTGGCTGGCCCGTCAGCCCGACGAGGCGGATCGTCGGCGCGCGCAAGCGCTGTACGCCGAAATCGTTCACGATGCCAAACACTGGCCGCGCCATGCCAGGGAGCACAACCTGCAGTGGCTGCAGCGCGCCCAGGCCGCGCTGGCCTCGACCCGTTCGCCCCAATGA
- a CDS encoding nitrile hydratase accessory protein, with protein MFTRFEEYAAAAMLGEPDSPPRLDGKLFFSNRWERDVFGLALSLSKAGCFEWEAFRQCLIASIARWEALDCANQPRWDYYERFLEALLSVTESSGTLSRAELERVLAER; from the coding sequence ATGTTCACCCGATTCGAGGAATACGCCGCGGCGGCGATGCTCGGCGAGCCGGACTCGCCGCCGCGCCTGGACGGCAAGCTGTTCTTTTCCAACCGCTGGGAGCGCGACGTGTTCGGGCTGGCATTGTCGCTCTCGAAGGCAGGCTGTTTCGAGTGGGAAGCCTTTCGGCAATGCCTGATCGCGTCGATTGCCAGGTGGGAGGCGCTGGACTGCGCGAACCAGCCGCGCTGGGATTATTACGAGCGCTTCCTCGAAGCCCTGCTGAGCGTGACGGAGTCGAGTGGCACGCTCAGCAGGGCCGAACTTGAACGCGTGCTGGCCGAACGGTGA